A window of Thalassophryne amazonica chromosome 12, fThaAma1.1, whole genome shotgun sequence genomic DNA:
TTGACCTCTGGGTGAAGGTTCCTGGTAGATCACCAGCTTCTTAGTCATTTCTCCAACAGATTTCATTGAATGATGAGGCTACACTGTCCTCATCCTGTTTATTTTCATTCTGACCTGTGAATCCTGTTTTTTCAGACAAACCTGTTTGAACCTCAAGGATGGAGCATTCATCATTTCACCATGTTAGTTATACAACAGCAagcttttatttacttttttaactGTTAGTGTCCGGGACACACTACAAAAGTGTGCCATTTCCAGCTTCCAACTGCAACATAATTATTTAAATTTCCGCTCTTGAGAAGATCTTTTAATCtccaaaatgtgaatctgctacaaatcgtgaattatccgcaaaacaTTCATGAAAATTTATGTAAACCGCGAATATCTGCAAACCGTTAAATATCAGTCATGATAAATATTTTCCTTCAGTTAGTTTACGGATTTCAGTtatggatcaattacttcaggaaactgtgatcgcaaaccctatctccAGAGGATTTTGGGTGGGGTCAGTACACACGTGAGGTGGGGAGGTGAGCCCCAAGCAGGCTCACGCTTCTGGTGTCAACCACTCGGCCTTGTTGGGCTTGACCCGCTCCGTGGACAGTGGCCGGTGTGGAGTTTGACTGGGGTGGTACACCTATCAAACGGTTAAAGCAGGTGTCCTAAGGTGAACTCAGGAAGAACAGAAACCTCCTGTGGAACAGAAGGGCAAAAGcttgcttgatcttgattttcagtatgaatacagaccgtgaaagcgGGGCTTCaagatccttctgactttttgggttttaagcaggaggtgtcggaaaagttaccacagggataactggtttgtggcggccaagcgttcatagtggcgtcactttttgatccttcgatggCAACTCTTCCtgtcatcatgaagcagaattcactaagcgttggattgttcacccactaacaGGGAATGTGAAATATCCCACGCACTGCCGCATTATTTGTTGTGCCAGTGCGTCCCACTTTGTCCTGCTGGACACATTACATAAAATAGTCACTTCATAGCTGATGACGCATTGGCTCAGAAATTATCAACAGCTAATGTTCATGCGTGTTtgtggtggagaacgcatctGGAATCTGACTGGGAAACTCCAAAAGACTCcaaaagtcttttttttgtagtacacgttcgcacaagcgccgacccggtTGTGTGCGCAAGCGCACGTGTGCTCACACATCCAGCACGATGACACAAGCGAGACAATTTGATTGATCtaactgacagtgctaattcatataacacacacacacaatccactcagctgtaagccatctggatgcatgaagagctgttcagatgaaaagctgatgtgatttttggctggactgaggaactacacagtcatttttttaatggaagtccaaagtcagtgcacagcatcacagactgcacatcacaatttggactttagtagcagtggaacaccaaaatgtaagccccttttctattataaaaagtaaaaagtaagacccttcggctgctccctagtttgcactctgggtcgccacagcaaatccaaggtggatctgcatgttgaattggcacaggttttacgccggatgcccttcctgacccaactccacattacatggagaaatgtggcaggggtgggatttgaacccggagccttctgaactgaaaccaagcgcattaaccacttggcaaaaatatcaaataacaaggatctattttagctgatatattaaacaaataataaatgtttttacattctttcaatggaacaaatatttaatttggtgaaagctggaacaaacctttCAACTCTgcctcgcctcgttgaatggtatgttccagctttcacctcatgaaatattcggaccattgaactcaaacattccagagcacattccaacattacagagattagagcatgccataggtattaaaggcactgcgctgcggtggtttgaatcatatttatctaatagattacaatttgttcatgtaaatggggagtcttcttcacagactaaggttaattatggagttccacaaggttctgtgctaggaccaattttattcactttatacatgcttcccttaggcagtattattagaaagcattgcttaaattttcattgttacacgatgatacccagctttatctatccatgaagccagaggacacacaccaattagttaaactgcaggaatgtcttacagacataaagacatggatgacctctaatttcctgcttttaaattcagataaaactgaagttattgtccatggccccacaaatcttagaaacatggtgtctaaccagatccttactctggatggcattaccttgacctccagtaatactgtgagacatcttggagtcatttttgatcaggatatgttcttcaatgcgcatattaagcaaatatgtaggactgcttttttgcatttgcgcaatatctctaaaattagaaagggtcttgtctcagagtgatgctgaaaaactaattcatgcatttatttcttctaggctggactattgtaattcattattatcaggttgtcctaaaagttcctgaaaagccttcagttaattcaaatgctgcagctagagtactgatggggactagaaggagagagcatatttcacccatattggcctctcttcatcggcttcctgttaattctagaatagaatttaaaattcttcttcttacttataaggttttgaataatcaggtcccatcttatcttagggacctcatagtaccatatcaccccaatagagcactttgctctcagactgcaagcttgtaCTTCCtaaggtttttaagagtagaatgggaggcagagccttcagctttcaggctcctctcctgtggaaccagctcccaatttggatcagggagacagacaccctctctacttttaagattaggcttaaaaccttcctttgctctgtatgcaccactctgcatttaatcattagtgactgatctctgctcccctccacagcatgtctttttcctgattctctcccctcagccccaacccgtcccagcagaagactgcccctccctgagcttggttctgttggaggtttcttcctgttaaaagggagtttttccttcccactgtcgccaagtgcttgctcacagggggtcgttttgaccgttgtggtttttctgtaattattgtatggcttttgccttacaatataaagcgccttggggcaactgtttgttgtgatttggcactatataaataaaattgattgattgattgaaacattcattatttgtataccagtattcacattttgcaattcataGTTTGggaataattcacgatttgcagctgattcacgttttgggggttcatatcttctgtttgtttgttttttcaccttTGGAGCCAATTCTTATTCATAACCAACTCCCTTTATCTAAGTCCTAGCTGTTGCTGATTTATTTGCTTATTGATTTATTTGATAAAATATTATACAGCCTCACCCCATTAATGGTCACCCATGGAACATATTTGTGTGGAGGGGACAGTGCATTGGTCTTCagtgcattttggtgcatcagCTGGTTTCCCACAGGTCCCTTCACACAGGTCATGATACTCTCCCAGCTCACCGTGGGACTGATGAGCTGTAGACACTGGAGTGACGAGAAAAACAACAACGCCAAAGTCAACAGTGAAACTAGATACATCACGAATGCACCACCTGCAACAAAGCATCTGGACTTGAACCTCTAACCTCAATATGCAAAATGGCCTGAGAGCTTATGTGATTGAGCAGTGATGCAACAGCTGCTGTGCGCGTGAGTCAGGCATGTCCCATCTGACGTTTGCAGTGTGTTTCAAGCTTAATAGTGCATACAATAATGCATTCAGATACATGGTGAGAGTGGTTCTGGTATGAGAAAGTGGAGCAAGAGATTAAGATGACGCTCAAGTTTGTTCTCAGATATGCCGCTCCACATTCCGCTCACATGCCCTGCTGGTGCTGTGTCATTAATATAGCAACCAATGTGGATAAGACTGAAAATGAGTATGGCCACAAACTGAACAAAGCCTTAGACTTGTCGCCatccagtttgtgtgtgtgtgtgtgtgtgtgtgtgtgtgctccccACTGATTCAGCATTTTCCTGTAAAGACTCATCATGTCAaacgttttgttttcttttttggagaAAGTGGGGGGCAATTTTCATAGAGCAGCCTCAGAGTATAGTTCCCTCTGCTTTGTGGAACTTTACGTGGCATCAAAAGTGACAGGTGTAACAAAACACACCCTGAATCTGATCTAAGCATTCAGACCAAAGTGGATtagcaaaaatgtgatgtgaattgcatgtgatttttgtttgttcagAATTGCAACATGGAATCAGATTCAGACTGGATATGCTCATAAATCAGACTTTTACTGTCAGTCTGAACAAGGCCTAAGAACCTTCCCACTGTCCTACTACAGGTTTTTCAGAACATGTAGGAAACCTGCCAGTGAGTACAGAGTGGTTTCTTACGCTCTGGGCCGCACCGATGACATCCACAGCCGACTCCATGCAGTTAATGATCTGAAAGGCGACGTCTCCTGTCATGTTCAACATGCAGGTCTGAGACACAGCAGAAAGCACACGGTCACAGTTTACACCGGTTCAGTATTTTTACAAAAGAAAATATGTAATCTGTTATATTTAAAGCATTATTAGTCTTCAGATATCCGAGTGCTCTACTAATCTTGCATCATTTTCGATAAATCCTTTTTTGAAAAATTCATTTAGGAAGTTAAAGAAACACTATGCAGATATTGGTCTTGAGGTGAGAAGCATAATTCTGCTTTTGATAACTGTGGTACTGTACATACAGGCCGCACTGGCGTTTTGAGCCTCCCGTTGACACGGTACACGTGCATTTTCTGACATGTTGGCAAAAAAGGACCTGGTAACATCATAGCATGTCATGCCCAAAAGCAACATGTGGATGAAAATATGAGCGCATGTATGATTTCTGTAAGAGTCTTATCAGATATAATGGTCCTGCTAACCACAACGAAAACTCATAGTCTTCGTAGCAAAAAGTAGACATTCGTGCTCATACTTATTTTTAGCAGCACGCTAGCTAACGAAACCTGGACCAGATACGATATGCTACTAGCACGCGGCTACATAAGGACAGTGAGCGACGgtaacaaagaggaaaaaaaaaaaaaaaaaacttatgaagTGAACTTTAAATGTTTGATGACTAATTAACATTTGCAGGAACAAAATACATCAGTTCCATCACATTTGTGCTGATTTCTTCAAGATTTGCAGCTTTTCTTTTCCCTGTAATCTGAACCTCATGTCGAACTTCCTCTGTGACTAACAATTAACAATAACAAAACACTGCAGGAATGCAGAGACATTAAACTGGAATAGGCGAAGCGCTGGAATGTCCAAATCAGGTATGAATCAGAACACACTTAGACCAGACACTTATTACAAAAAATCATGTCGTATCTGTTATTTTGGGACTAACTTTACCTCAATCATGTTACCAAGACACTCTTTTGTTCCATGCTGACACGTAAAAATATAGTGCTGTCCATCAAAGGTTTCCTGGAGGAAGAAAATCATATGATTAAATCTAACACATTTACAGAAAAAACACTTAAATCAAGAAGAATTTCAGTGAACACACCTCCGCAGTAATTACAACTTATTTTGTGTGACAAATGTGAAGATTACGTGATCTTCCCCATCTGTCTTTTTGTATATCAAAGACACAAGAGACGGatttaaataaaagtaaacaaaagCATGAAGAGGCTTTAGCTAAGCGCTGTGGTAGATAGTATAGCCAGGTTTGTTATGTAATTTCATTGGAAATGTGTGGAAATTAGGTTATAAAACTATACATATTTTTGAAAGTGCATGCAATAGCCAACTAGAAAATAGATTATTATGTTTTCCAGGAAGCCTCTGTGGTGGCATTTTGGATATGTAAAAATGTTGGCTTCAAATGGTACTTTTTTCCCATATCACAGCTTGTGTGACCGAGGATCTTGATTCAGGGATAAGGAATCCAGTGGTGGTAATTACAAAAATCACACATACAGTTATATTATTTTTGTAACTGACACCATTGTAACAATACTGGAAAACTCCCATTTTAAACCAATATTTTTACATATCCAAGATGGGCCATCTTGGATATGTAAAATTATCATAtagctataaatgatacgccaatatgattggataaaacactaaagaataaatagcaatacacccttttcgcggacgggtaatatttttcataccacctgagtaatcagccaatccggacagaggagcggcgccatgacgaagaggcgcagtcagaggaactgtgaaatactggtgagtcactattaataatttcttacgtgtccaacctcgtaggttgatcgttaaaattaaatttgttagttcgaaaaccatcataattatttataggaaaacgtttttttttttactaaggtttgaactttgagtgtttacacaggagagaaaagtgagaaaatgttaatgcctgtttgagaaaagtgtataaagtgtatagtgaggggttttacagccttaaaacatctataataattatgaaaaataacgctgactacttcgcggatttcgcctatcgcaggttatttttagaacataactcccacgataaacgagggaccactgtatacgatAAAAtctttatcaagttgttcaccaatgaatatgactttttacacccttcagaaaaccatataacatttatcatttataggtatatgataaaataaaAGTTAAAGTATGATGATATGATGATAAAGtaaaagttgttttaccaatgaatatggctttatacaccctgaggaaaaccatacaccctgaggctttCGgactcggcctcagggtgtatggttttcttcagggtgtttaAAGCCATATTCGTtgttgaacaacttgataactgataatattggtTTATGATATGTAAAAATCTACAAAATGAAGCAAATCTAAGACCATGAActggagagattttttttttaatgtttatttcaTATGGAATGGCCCTCTTCAAAGTCTTTTTGACAGGAGCCTTCCAAAAAGAACATGACACATCTAGTTTCTTCTGCCGAGGATGTTGTCTTGTCTTACACCTCTATTTACTTGCTGGGACTGGACACCATTCCAATgccagttacttccccagccatggTTGGTACccaattacagctgggtggactgagacaatgctgatgaagggtcttgtccaaggacacagacaggcagcatgacTGGGAATTGTAATTAATATTGTTTACAATGACTCCCATTGGTTTCTGTGTTACTTGTTTACTGTGTCATCAATGCAAAATGTCAAACAAATATCTAAGATGAGCAGGGAACACAGTGACTTTGTTCCGTTGACTTTCTTTTCCTTCTGGGGAAGGAAAAAGAAAGTCAAAGGAACAAATTCACTGTGTTTCTCACTTACAAATGCATTGCCAAAAGGCACTAGAGTAACACTGAGGATGTCTTTCAGCATGACCCATGTTGGGAAGAGCATCTGGGTGATGAACCATCTGCAGGCAGGACAAAGACTCTCGTAGTAGAGCACCAACTGGACCGGGTCTGCTGTGAGATGGGTCTGGGTCCGATTAGAGTCCAGGCACAGCTTCCCAACCTGATCAAAAGAGCACAGAAAGGTTACCTGAGGACAATTCAACtgcttgattctgcaaagatcacagatcAAAGCAAGAAGCGTCTGTGTGCGTACGagtatgtggctcacatatctctctatTTGTCAGATTGCGCTtggctttcagatatggcttgtgcatagcacgatgatgtgcatcctttattatgacaaTTTGGGgaattaatttaacctttattttgaaatctttattttgattaacaatgtaacatttgtacttccaagatgtcgtggctcactgatgttactggtagaaaagttaaacaacatcagatagtttatgttgcttgcaccatttcacaataaaatgtttaatgccagcacCCCAGCAAACACTTTTACTGTGAaacgcatgctgtcagtgttccttgcagactgagtttaacttgacaacagagACGTGAGCTAAAATCCGTTTTTtctaacaccaacaaatttcccacaatttgttcaacgtttcagtaagtacatcagctgaataaaatcttatatttgctgtaagttcaagtttaaataaactgtgtaggAGGTGGagtactgtttcaaatattctaaatgttctgttcaaTTTTGTCTGAGTGTCTTCCAATAATAGGCATCCTttcattttcatataattgataataagactgatttttttaaatatgaaatactatattcaaataataatataacatatCAATCAAAATATAGAGCTAAAAAATTGCTTATTGTAACTCAAACCTTTATTATGAAGTTTTTTTGGggccacccccaacacacacacacacacacacacacacacacactaataaaGTATCCTTCCACTATTCTTCTTCAAGCTTCAACACTTAATTCAATAACTAATATTGTGTTTCATGTGAATTTAAGAAAGCATGGAATTAGTTTGTGGTTATCTTttctgacctacttttaaaatatTTTCTGTGACATTAGGCGTCAATCTGGGGGATAAAAGGGTTTTGTTGGCCACATATTGATATATGATTTAAATAAATACAGTACTTATAAAAGATACAAATGCTTTTATGGAAGTAACTGCTACATATTTCAGTCGACTTTCAAGTAAAATCATACAGTGTTTTCGTGTTGCTGGCAACCACAAAGAAAGTGCCACTGACTGTGACGTCATAGAGAGCTGAGTTTCTCTTACCCCACACTGTGCTGCTGATTCCTCAGAGGAGCACCACTGTGACGGAGGAAAGGAGCAGGAAGAGGAGCAGCCCTGTGGGTTTAAACCCACTGTCAGCAGGAGCAGCACGAATGTCCTCATGTTAGTGCTCACACAAAGTTTCCACCACACAACACTGACTTTCACACACTTGGCTTTAGTACAGACCGCCTACTTCCGCCTAAACAGTGTTGCCATATGTTGTAAGAGTAACAAGCGCTTTGCCTATGAAAATAAGAGTAAAAGAGGTGACAACCAAAAATTGTTCAACTtaaatatcatcatcatcattattattattgatggtgATGAGCATTTTCTCACAAGTAGCTCAACCTATACACTgaggcaagtgtgtgtgtgtgtgtgtgtgtgtgtgtgtgtgtgtgtgtgtgtgtgtgcgtgcgtgtgtgtgtgtgtgtgtgtgtgtgtgtgtgtgtgtgtatgtccccCTCCTGTTCAAATGGCAGCTTGGAATTGAGCCGTACTTGGAACACATTTACTTTGGGatacggggagtgacataggctagtgAGCACTTTAATAGTAGTAATAGCATTAAAGGGGAGAGACAATTTTGTGCTGCATCACCATCAGCAAGTGTGCTTAGAAGACTGTCATATTTTGCTATTCTCTTCTTTTAAACTTCCTTTAaactttttacctcttcatttttgcCAGTAACAGTACCAGTAGCATGGTCTGTCTAATCATGCCccaacagttctctggaatccaggttaggtgggaggtgatagctttgttggtgaagatgaagttttgatTTCAGTTTCTGAATCAAACCTGTCCTGGGGCAGGTAATCTGGTattaaaaactactgcatattcagcactgaaatttggggttctgatAGATACAAGTGATGACCAGTGAATCTCTTATTTTGGAGCCCCTTTTAACAGCCATAttaaacaaaacataaaatgaaGACAGACAGGCCTATCAAACTGAATCACTccctctcactcatcttcaaacgtttactccaattaagagtcattggtggcggtggtgggggggggctatctcagcagtcatagggagtgaGGCATGGTACACCAcaaacaggacgccagtctgtcgcagggccgcgtagagacaaacaaacacattcacacccacatgcacactaatggagaatttaaagtttccagtccacctgacctgcatgtgtttggaatgtgggaggaagccggagcaccccgggggaacctacgcaaacacggcgagaacatgcaaactccacacagaaaggtcacaggtgggaatcaatcccatgactttattgctgtgaggcaatagtgctaaccactaagcaactgTGCTGCCCCATCAAGTTGAATCATTGCTGCTAATTGTTATATGCATAACCAAAAAGCAATACAAcactaatactaataataataataataatgtgttaggGTACCAGTGTATGAAGCAATTAATTTGAAGCAAATATCACATTTGTGCCAAGGTCATAATATCAAAATAAAGCCTCAGTGTTATCAATTCAGCCTTCTTGCAAAGATCATATTATATGCATGTTTCTTCATACAGTACTTATTTGGTGGTTTAAAAAATATgctaaaattatgcaaattataagGGAGATGTTggactagtggttaaggtgttgggcttgagaccagaagatcctcagttcaaatccctgcctgactggaaaatcactaagggcccttgggcaaggtttttaaccccctattgctcccggtgtgtagtgagtaccttgtatggcagcaccctgacatcggggtgaatgtgaggcataattgtaaagcgcattgagcgtctgatgcagatggaaaagcgctatataaatgcagtccatttaccatttcatttcTGTCTACAGTAATGTAAAACTCTCTTTAGGTCTTTAGTGCAacttctgattgctcaatctgaGATTGGAATAAATTTGGAAACTTTCTGAACTACCTCCTCTTTTAGCCTTGTTGATGCAGTGGACATTGTTGACAACTCAGATGAAGTTCCAAAGAAAATTCACAGAACATGAAAAcaaaccgatggtcgaacctcggattcaggaggagcagtgtggttttcatcctggtcgcggcacactggaccagctctacacgctccatcgggtgctcgagggttcatgggagttcacccaaccagtccacatgtgttttgtggatctggagaaggcgttcgaccgtgtcccttggggcaccctgtggggagtgctccgggagtacggggtccggggtcctttgctaagggctatccggtccctgtacaaccgcagcaggagcttggttcgcattgccggtagtaagtcaacctgtttccagtgcacgttggcctccgccagggctgccctttgtcaccagttctgttcattatttttatggacagaatttctaggcacagccagggtgtagagggggtctgctttgggaaccacagaatctcctctctgctgtttgtggatgatgtggttgtgttggcttcgtcaaatcaggaccttcagcgtgcactggggtggtttgcagccgagtgtgaagtgtctgtgatgaaatcagcacctccaaatcgaggccatggttctcgaccagaaaaaggtgctttgccctcttcaggtcggtggagtgtccttgcctcaagtggaggagtttaagtatctcggggtcttgttcacgagtgagggacagatggagcgtgagatcgatagacggatcggtgcagcgtctgcagtgatgcggtcgctgtatcggaccgtcgtggtgaagagggagctgagtaggggggcaaagctctcaatttacaaatcgatctacgttccaatcctcacctatggtcatgagatttggctcatgaccgaaagaacgagatcgcgagtacatgtggccaagatgagtttcctccgcagggtggctgggcgctcccttagagatagggtgaggagctcggtcactcgggaggagctcggaatcgagccgctgctcctccacgtcgaaaggagtcagttgaggtggcccgggcatcttttccggatgccccctggatgcctcgctggagaggtgttccgggcacgtcccatcgggaggaggccccggggaagacccaggacacgctggagggactacatctctcggctggcttgggaacgccttggggttcccccggaggagctgggggaggtgtgtgtggattgggaggtctgggcgactttgcttgagctgctgctcccacgacccgactccggataaagtggaagaaaatggatggatggatggatgaaaacaaACCTAAAATACCACAACTCCCCAAAATGATCAGCAACATATCCAAAACAAGCCCAGATTTACTTATAATATACGGACTTGGCAACATTGCTTGTGTAGGTTTCCAATTTCCTGATTGGCTGTCCAAACACTGTTTGAGGTGACGTCACTTGGCACTAGGTAGTAAATGTGCAGTGGTTTTTGAGGAAACATGTTATGAGACAGATTTACTCAAAGAAGTATAAAACTTCCCCTTACTGTGTTGACTTAAAAGTTGGTACTCTAAACATTAAAAAACTACAAAAGAAAGTTTTCAGCTCTCTGTGAAATAGtctgtttctgtgcctgttgcttcAAATGGAAAGAAGCTGCTACATGGTGTTCTCGAAAGAACACATTCTGATTGTTTTCTTATTAGTTTCTTTCTTTAGTTGTGCGACTTTGACAGCTATTTAAAAGGGTCATTTTACGTATCTGTTGAACAAATTAAAGTAAACAGCTCAGTCCATCTGTGCTGATGCATACAAGACAAAACAAAGCCCTATTATCACGTCTGTGAGGCTACATttacagtggcggcgccaagggggagcttgggggggcttaagctccaCCAATAATGACCGgagcccccctcagccccccaataattctgccaataatgtgaatatcgactgacatatttgtggatctcaactgcagttttgcgctgagaatgtctcaatattgcataactgagcaaagtgatgaatgtgtgtgttcggtgatccccCAGTGCTGAAtcaaacaaacagaattttcagttttgcaaataaacatttatttgtaaaacccacacacaagttacaaatcagaaatttgtgtttgtggatcacaaaccacgtgtacaaatcaaaggatatttgtaaatcaccctccgtgcatttgcaagtattaatgagacaaatttaactccatactccaaaaatttaggtttcctaaatatttattacggccactcttaaaacttcacttatctttataattttattactggtaaattttagaattgatttagatgagatatacttaattagctcacaggaatatatcacaattatctgggaactactttttgcgcatgaATTCATCCAGCACGTCGGCCGCAGCCGCACactacacagaatatacagaagctgtatatcgttgtttggccaaaacctcagtgttaaattggcaataaatctttgatatagacgatttgtgtaaggttgattccatgcattgtcttgagcaccatttca
This region includes:
- the LOC117522263 gene encoding gamma-interferon-inducible lysosomal thiol reductase-like, whose amino-acid sequence is MRTFVLLLLTVGLNPQGCSSSCSFPPSQWCSSEESAAQCGVGKLCLDSNRTQTHLTADPVQLVLYYESLCPACRWFITQMLFPTWVMLKDILSVTLVPFGNAFETFDGQHYIFTCQHGTKECLGNMIETCMLNMTGDVAFQIINCMESAVDVIGAAQSCLQLISPTVSWESIMTCVKGPVGNQLMHQNALKTNALSPPHKYVPWVTINGEHTDDLQSKAESHLFTLICSIYKGTLPDACSSSQRGRYNSYCYRE